Part of the Sporomusa termitida genome, GAATATTTTTAATATGGCTGAATAATATATTTTTTTTGCAGGCAGAGTGATTCTTTGGGCTGGTTGTCGCTGCTTAACTAACAATCAGGCCATTTTTATAAGCAAAGGCAATCAATTGCATCCGGTTTTGCAAATGTAATTTATCCAGGATATTACGCAGGTGGTTTTTTACCGTGCTTTCACTGAGATATAATTTTTCACTGATTTCTTTATTGCCAAGGCCCTGGCTGATCAGCTGCAGGACTTCGCGTTCCCGTTCGGTAAGCCTGTGGTCAAGGACCGTCTGTTTTTGTCCGGCGAATTCCTGCAGGATTTTGGTCGCCAGCACCCGGGAGATCGGTGCTTCCCCCTGGGCGATACTGATAATATAGTCTAGCCAGTACTCAGGCTCCATATTTTTGAGCAGATAACCCTGGGCTCCCCTTTTAATAGCTTCGAAAAAGTCCTGGACATCGTCGGATACACTGAGAATAATAATTTTTATATGCGGCATGGCGGTTTTAATCATACCGGTAGCTTCCAGTCCGCCACCACCCGGCATGCGAATGTCCATAAGAATAAGATCAGGCAGCAACTGTTTTGCTTTGGCCAGTGCTTCTGTCCCATTGGTTGCCTCACCGATAATTGTAAACAGGGAATTGGCGGAAAGAATGCTGGCAATTCCTTTACGGGACAACAGATGGTCGTCAACGATTAACACCTTAATGGTCATGACGATAGCTCCTTTTTTTAGTTTTTGTAACCGTTACGGTGGTTCCGGTACCGGGAATACTGGTGAGGGTGAGACTGGCGCCAATTGAGCGGATATCCTGCTCCAACATTTTATAACCGAAAGATTGCTTTTGCCGGAGGTTGTCGGCAGCTACAAAGCCCTTGCCGTTGTCGGCGATGGTCATAGTAAAAGCTTCGTTGTTTTCGCTTAAACTGACAATCACCTGCGTTGCCGCGGCATGTTTGCGAATGTTGAATAATAATTCCTGGAAAATATGAAATAACTGTTTGCGCTCATACGCGCTAAAGGGAATTTCGTTGTCACAAGTGATAATGAAATCTATTTTGGCGCCGGTCTGGGCCTCATACTGGCGCAAATGATTTTGAATGGCGGTGATAAGATTGATATTATCATCCAAGGCAACTGTTTGCAGCGCAAAAATATGCTGCCGCAGTTCAGTATCCGCAAAACGAATGGCTTCCCGCAATTCGTTGATTGCTGACAGGGGCTCCTGCTGGTTTTTCCAGGCAGCTTCAATCTCCATTATTTTTACATTCATAAAAAATAGTGACTGGGCGATACTATCGTGCAAATTGCGGGCGATCCGGTACCGTTCCTGCAATACGGCAGTTTCTTGCTTTTCCTGCTGCAGTTTGCCGTACAGGTTTTCCATTAAGGCAAAAATGCCGTGAGAAAACAAAATAAAGATGATGCCTGTCAATACCGCGACCAAAACATTGCCCCAATCCATGGAAATAACATGCAGGAATTTGTGCCTGGCAAATTCAAACAGGCCAATGCAGATTGCCGGTACAATGGCCGCGATCCATTTCATTTTAGTAATCTGCATATGATCCTCCCGGTAGATAAGCGTGATACGAGGACTGGCTATAACGTAGCATTATTTCAGTTCGGCCAGGCCGCCGGCGCGTAAGGTGATACTATGCGTTGCCTTTAAATCGAGCTGCTGCCACTTCAGTTGTTCGCCACAACAGGTAAGGCCCACAATATCCCACTGCAAAACGCGGGGATCATAATTGGGAAAGTGAGCACGTATACTGCGGCCGCTTAGTAATTCTTGCCCTTTTAAGGTGTCTGGCCCCCGGGCGGTACTGTTGGCGGGCATAATCGACAAATCATACAGGTCGGAATCACTGGCATTAATAATGATGAATTCCTGACCGGCGGCCAAAGCGGCAGCGGAAAAGATTGTCAGGAGTAAAGCGATAAGCAGTACGGTAAGGCTATATATTTTCAATTTGCGAATCCTCCCTCTTGTGGTTTTAAGCATAGCTGTCAGAATTAATTCCCCGGGTTATGGCATGCCGGAAACAATGCATAAAGGGATGGCCACAGGGCCATCCTTTAGCGGTATTAACGCCTGTCAATGCTGGTTTTCATGAGCCTCTGCCAACAGGCAGCCGCGTGCTGCCTGGCTGCTTTTTGCCAGCCAGCCGTCTATGCCATGCAAGCGTAAAACAAAGACGGCATAGGCCCCGTCCACAGCAGAGTCGCCAATGACCAATACGCGCTTGTCGCGGGGCAATTCCCGCAAATAGTCGTGCAAAACAGGGAGCGGCACATTCAGGGCCTCTTTGACCGGCGATGTCCGGAAGCTTTCTGCAGCGCGCACATCCAGCAGGAGATCATTAGCCGTTTTACTTTCCGGACTGACAACAAAGGAATGATTTTCCGGCACCGATTTTAATAATTTGTCAATTTTCTGGTGGATCGACACATTGCTGCTGGCGCCGCCGGGTGTATGGCCGGCCGCGTTCCCTGCCTGCGCGTAGGCCGGAGTTAACGTGAAAGATAAAATCAGGGTTAATACCAATAGAACACGATTTTTCATACAAAAGCCTCCTTGTTTGTGGAATTTTACTGCAGGTGTGCTAACGGCAACAGTTTCCGAAGCGGACTTTCACCGTCGTTACTGCCTATACCGGGAAAGCAGCAAAGGCTACAAAGGTCCTGCGACCTTTGTAGCCTTTAGCTTCTTGCTAATCAACTATGTTATATATAATAAACCATTTTTTTGTAATAGTCTACGGTTCAAAAGTACTATTGATACTGTCCGGAGTACTATGCAGCCAGCTGCCGGCCGCTTTTGATAGAAGGCGCGGGCGGATAAAAGAGTATATAAGCAACAGGCTTAATCGATGATTTTGGTACTTACGGGTAGTATGATAGTACTTTAGGATAGTATTCCGCTGCCAAGTAAAGGAGTATAATCAACATCAGGATAAGTGAATATTGGCTGATTAGTAAAAACTGAAGGCCGGGATGTTCTTAGGAACACCTGGCTTTTGCCGTTTTTAGGCCGCGACCGGAAGGGGCGATGTTACAAGCCACAGCCAACGGGCTTGGGGACATAATAAAACGATTAGTAAAGTGAGCAGGTTTATGGTAATGAGTTTACAATAATAAAATAAAGGGATGATGAATGATGAAAAAAGTAGGGACCGTTGTTGTTTCTTCCTTATTGCTGCTGGCTGCGAATACTCAGCCAGTGTTGGCAGCAGAAGGGAAGAAAGTAACATTTACGCTGGCGGAGATCGTTGTTACCGCGCCGGCGGTCAGTAAGCCTTTACTGGTGGAAACCGATCCCAAGTCGCCGCGGCAGCCGGTGCCGGCTGCTGACGGGGGCGGGTACTTAAAAAATATTCCCGGATTTTCCCTGTCCCGGCAGGGCGGAACCGGCGGCGATCCGGTTTTCCGGGGATTAGGGGGAACACGGCTGAATATCCTGCTGGATGACACTTATCAGTTTGGGGGGTGTCCAGGCCGGATGGATCCGACCACCGCTTATATTTTTCCTGAATCATACAGCAAAATTACCATTCTGAAGGGGCCGGAAACCGTTAAATACGGCGGCGGCAATATTGCCGGGACGGTACTTTTTGAACGGAATACGGAGAGGTTTGACAAGGCGGGCATCAGGATCAGCAGCAGTGTGCTTATCGGCAGCGCCGGCCGCGATGATGAATTGCTGGATATTGCAGCCGGCGATGCAGCTGGTTATGTGCGGCTCATAAGGACCAGAGCAAATGCCAATGACTACGAAGACGGTAAGGGCGATAAAGTCCATTCTTTCTATACCCGCAACAGCCTGACCGGGATTTTTGGCTGGACGCCGGATGCGGATACGGTGTATGAATTTACGGCCGACACGAGTGACGCCCAGGCCGCTTATGCCGGTAAAGGTATGGATGGTCCTAAATTTGATCGCAATGACTACAGCGTCAGGTTTGTCAAAAAAAATATTTCACCGGTTGTTGCCGGCCTGGAGTTTAAAGCATTTCATAATTATATCGATCATATAATGGATAACTACTCATTACGGCCCCGGCCCGGGCTGATGGCAATGGCGATGGAAGTAGACCGGGAAACAAACGGCGGGCGCTTAACGGCCGACTTGATTTTAGGGGAAGCAACCACGGCAACGGTAGGGCTGGATTATCAAAGAAATGCTCACCGCGGCCGCAGCAACATGGGCATGGGCTATGGAAAATGGACCCGGGACCTGACATTTACTAATTATGGCCTGTTTGGCGAAGTTAAGCGGCAGCTAAATCCACATGACCGTTTGTTAGGCGGACTGCGGACAGACAGCCTTGCTGTAAGGCAGGAAACAGCGGGAGTAGAGGCGCACAACCGGACCTATGGGGCTTTTCTGCGCTATGAGCATGATTATAAGAGTGCTCAGGCTACTGCCTACATCGGTCTTGGCCATGCCCAGAGACCGGCTGATTATTGGGAACGAAGAGTAAACTTTTTTCTTAAGCCGGAAAAGAATACCCAGCTTGACACCGGTCTCATCTATCGATCAGGTAAATTAAACACCAGTCTGTCTTTGTTTTATGCGGATATTAACGATTTCATCCTGTTTAAAAATAAAAAGGCGGCAGCGGAAAATATTGACGCAGCAGTATATGGCGGTGAAGTCGATTTTGCCTATGCCCTGAACCGGCGCTGGACGGCAACTGCCTCGCTGGCTTATGTACGTGGCAATAATGACACTGAGCATAAGCCTTTGGCCCAAAT contains:
- a CDS encoding TonB-dependent copper receptor — encoded protein: MMKKVGTVVVSSLLLLAANTQPVLAAEGKKVTFTLAEIVVTAPAVSKPLLVETDPKSPRQPVPAADGGGYLKNIPGFSLSRQGGTGGDPVFRGLGGTRLNILLDDTYQFGGCPGRMDPTTAYIFPESYSKITILKGPETVKYGGGNIAGTVLFERNTERFDKAGIRISSSVLIGSAGRDDELLDIAAGDAAGYVRLIRTRANANDYEDGKGDKVHSFYTRNSLTGIFGWTPDADTVYEFTADTSDAQAAYAGKGMDGPKFDRNDYSVRFVKKNISPVVAGLEFKAFHNYIDHIMDNYSLRPRPGLMAMAMEVDRETNGGRLTADLILGEATTATVGLDYQRNAHRGRSNMGMGYGKWTRDLTFTNYGLFGEVKRQLNPHDRLLGGLRTDSLAVRQETAGVEAHNRTYGAFLRYEHDYKSAQATAYIGLGHAQRPADYWERRVNFFLKPEKNTQLDTGLIYRSGKLNTSLSLFYADINDFILFKNKKAAAENIDAAVYGGEVDFAYALNRRWTATASLAYVRGNNDTEHKPLAQIPPLEGTLALKYSADKLAGGLLWRGVRSQTRYDLNNGSEIGHDLGASSGFGILAANIAYKAGAQLIFAAGIDNLFDKDYAEFISRAGVPIPALGIDSSFRVNEPGRTVWVKASYNY
- a CDS encoding sensor histidine kinase, with the protein product MQITKMKWIAAIVPAICIGLFEFARHKFLHVISMDWGNVLVAVLTGIIFILFSHGIFALMENLYGKLQQEKQETAVLQERYRIARNLHDSIAQSLFFMNVKIMEIEAAWKNQQEPLSAINELREAIRFADTELRQHIFALQTVALDDNINLITAIQNHLRQYEAQTGAKIDFIITCDNEIPFSAYERKQLFHIFQELLFNIRKHAAATQVIVSLSENNEAFTMTIADNGKGFVAADNLRQKQSFGYKMLEQDIRSIGASLTLTSIPGTGTTVTVTKTKKRSYRHDH
- a CDS encoding rhodanese-like domain-containing protein; its protein translation is MKNRVLLVLTLILSFTLTPAYAQAGNAAGHTPGGASSNVSIHQKIDKLLKSVPENHSFVVSPESKTANDLLLDVRAAESFRTSPVKEALNVPLPVLHDYLRELPRDKRVLVIGDSAVDGAYAVFVLRLHGIDGWLAKSSQAARGCLLAEAHENQH
- a CDS encoding response regulator is translated as MTIKVLIVDDHLLSRKGIASILSANSLFTIIGEATNGTEALAKAKQLLPDLILMDIRMPGGGGLEATGMIKTAMPHIKIIILSVSDDVQDFFEAIKRGAQGYLLKNMEPEYWLDYIISIAQGEAPISRVLATKILQEFAGQKQTVLDHRLTEREREVLQLISQGLGNKEISEKLYLSESTVKNHLRNILDKLHLQNRMQLIAFAYKNGLIVS